The window TGAATTTATAAAACCTTCTTTTCCATCTAAAGATTTTATTTTTAAAGCACTTACCGAATTCAATAAATAATTCGGAATAACATCAACGGCATTTGCATTATAAAGCAAAGTAACTTCTATCGATTGCGCAATTTTTGATCCATGCTTAATGGCGAAATTTGGAATTTTACACCATTTGGTAACAATCAATTCCAGCTTGTTTAACGTAAAATCTGGCTTATTAATTTTTCTGCTTTGCCAAGGGTTATAATTGTAAGGCACTAAAGAATCAGTTCCTAAAATCTCTTCTGCTTTTTTATAGTAGGGTTTCAAATCATCATAACAAATTGGCCAGCCACTTAAGTTTATATGATCTCTTTTCTCAAAATCTTCTTTCATAAATGGTAACGCTTGTCCGCCCCATTTTGTAGTTGTTCCGCCAACTATACGTTCGCGTGCTTCATGTATGCCAATATGTGGTTGGCCAACTACTTGGCTTTTATGTAAATCAGCTGCTTTATCATCGTAAACTTGCAATCCTCCTTCTAAAAGAATTACCCTTAAACCAGATTCAATTAAGTTTAACGCACACGCAATCCCGTTCGCTCCAGCTCCAATTATACACACATCAGCGTTAAATTCTGTCTGATCAGAATTTGCAAAGTTTTTATACATTTTTTATTGGTTAGAAATTTATTGTGTTGCCATTAGCTTATCACTAATATGAACATCATTAAACAATTGCCTTATTCTTATGCAATCCATCGGACTTAAATAACTGGTATTTATCACATTAGCGATCATTTTTATTCTTTCTACTTTTGTTGTAGAAAATAAAATCGTCCCAGTTGGATTTTCATATAGGGCAAGCTCAATTAAAATTTTTGCGATATCATCTTCGTTTTTAGGATCAATGCCAATTTCCCTTTTCCATATTTGCCTAAATCCTGGACGGCTTTCCATTAAAAAATTTAGCGCTTTTAAACCGCCTTGAATACAGCGATGGGTAATAATTTTAGCACCTGTTTTTTTGAGGATATTTAAATCAGCTCCATTGGTAAGGCTATTTTCAGTCTGAAAAACTGTGTAATCTCTAGGGAAAGCCCTACTCATACTTTCCAATTCATCTAACGATCCGGAGATACCGTTAAAAACAGTTTTTGAATGCTCTTTTGCCAGCGATAACTCAGCTAACAAAGCTTCGTTTGAGGTAATATTTGTATTCACATCGTGCAAAAGGAATATATCAATTGGCCTGCCGATATTCCTAATACTATCATCAAGCGACTTTGTTAGTGCCCCAGGTTGATAAGATGTCAATTGTGGTGCATGCGCTTTACTTACAAATACACTGGCTAACTTTTTTAAACCGCTTATTTTGCGAAATAATGGTCGGGCTATTTTTCTAATTGCACTACCACCAGCACTGGAAGCGAAAGCTGTTAAGCCATATTTTGTGGTAATGGTGATTTCATTGGAAGTTGTTGCTAAAATTTTCCCTAATATTTTTTCTGCATCTCCTGATCCATAAAATGGTGCAACATCAAAATGCGTAACACCATTATCTATAGCCGTTTCTATTAATTTTTGCTGATGACTAAAATTTCCACTACCTGCAATACTTGATAAACCAAAACCTAATCTACTAATGGCATTATTCATATTTTAATAATTTGGTTGTTTAGGTTGCCAGATTAATTTCTTTTAAAACTAGTTTACAAAGATCCTCGTTTCCTAATTTTAAGGATCTTACTCTTTGCATACCTGCAACCCTTAAATTTTCTATTTTACTGTTTCCTAATAACGCTTTGCAGGTTTGAGCACACTCTTCAGCATCAGCCCAAAACACAGCTTCTACGTTTTCTTTATATAAAGCTTGATGTTCTCGGGTACGTTGTGCACAAAGAATACCACCAGCATAAGGCACTTCTAATGATCGTGTTGTATGTAGATCTCTATTACCTTTTGATAAAAGACCTAAGCATATTTTTGCACCTTGTATTGCAGCTATATATTCTCTGCCACTTAAATTCGGACCGCGATAATACGGTTTGAGCATTTCGAAGTATTTACTTTTTTGCCAGGCATTACCCCAGATAGCAACCGGAATCCCTTCATCAATTAATTTGAGTAAAAATTCATCGCGTTTTTCGTGTCGCATCCAGGTGCCAATAAAAGCAACTTCAGAGCGAAACTGTACTGGAATTTGATCCATCTTTTCAAATGGCTGATGTGCGATTTCATCGTAGCTTCTCCAAACCTTCAAAATCTTTTTGGCGCCAAGCACTTTTAATTCCTCTTCAGTTTCATCTCTAACGGCAACAATTAAATCGTAAAACTTAATGGCCGAAAGCATACTGTCGAAACGCATACCGTCTCTTTTTCCTGTCGGATCATCTATACTGTATAATACAATCGGGCAGTTGAACTTTTGAAGGATTTGTAAGCATTTTTTTCCAAAAAACTCTCCATTATCAACCCATATAAAATCTGGTTTCGATGTGTTTTCAACAATTTCTGTAAGCCACGCAAGCATTTTGCTTTGAAGTAAACGATAACCTGTTTTAAAATTTATAGCCTGCATAATAGATGATTTATGTGCTTTCGAAAGCGCATCTACAGGATTAAAAGTTGAAACACTACTACCTAAGCGTATTAATGCATTTGCACGATGAAGTGCTGTAGATGCTTCAGAAACATCTCCAAAAAATAAAACGTTGGGCATTTTTGTTAATTTAAATTTTTGTTAGGATTTGCTTACTCGTAAACTTTAGATAGAAGAGAAGCAATGTATTTAGTAATATGGAACAGCAAAATGTAGAGTAATAGCATTTGCAAATAGCCCCTTATTAAGAAAGTAAAAGGTCCGGCAACGCTTTCCGTTGGCAAATACTGAAATACTGATGTTAAGGCTAATAAGCCACAAACACTAAAAACTGTATTTCTTTGTGTAATTTTTCCTCGATAATATCTTAAGTTTCCTTTGATGGATAATTTATCGAATAATAAAAACACCGGAACCATTGAGAAGCCCAAAATGGCTAAATACCACCAGCCAAAACCAGCCATACCCGTACCAGAAATATGACCAACTCTAAAACCACCATATGATGATTTTCCTGCGCCAGCTAAACTGTAAATGTAATCTCCGAATGATTGTGCATAGAGCATTTCTTTATCAACATCTGGCTTAACCAACTTTAAAACCGGTTCTGGTAATGCGCCCCAAACATAGTTAATGGTGAAAGAACGCATATCAGGATTGTTATCTCCTATTATTCTTCCTTGAACCAAACTTGCATCGTTGAATTTAATATTTGCAAATCGAGCGGTAAAAATGTTATCTAAATACTTTTCATCCCAATCGCTTACATATACTTTATCGGCAGCCTCACGAGCCCTAATGGCTTCTTTATTCTGAAAAGCGACAATTGTTTGTTGTATAAGTTCTGTTTTTGAGATATCGTTTCTTTCGCCACGAACAATCAGCATTGCTGTACCTAAATCAGAAAACGGACCTAATAAAAGCCAAATTAATACGGTGCTAATTACTACAATTTTTAAATTGACTACCGGAACTTTAAATATGCCTAACAATAAACCCAGCATATAAGAAAATCCTAAAGATGTAAAGCCTAACATAAATACACCTCTGCTATTTCTTGCCATGCTAATTGCAAATAGCGCAATTGTAAATACGATTAACCAGGTAATAACAGATTTGGGTGTTTTTTTTGAACTTCCAAATAGTGCTTTAAAGGGTATAAAAAATGGTGCGTATGAAAATGAATATAAAGCCTGAATTATTTTATCTGCTGCAGATCCGGTAACATCTGATGCTGAACCTTTAGTATATACAAAACCGTAAATATTTGCCAACAAACCTAAACCACCCATCAACCAGAGTTGCATATCAGTTGGCGGCGTAAAAAAGCCTAGTTTTTTTAAAATTGAATTAGATCTTTGTGTTTGAGTTGGTAAAAACCGATACAAATAATGCGCTAAAAATAAAACGGCCAATGCTGCTGCCGAATGAAAAAATACTTCATAAGGTAAATCAAGGTTATAAACCAATGGTTTAAATTCCATCGAAGTAAACAACAATGGAAAATAGAACTGGGTTGACGTAAAGCCAATTATGATTAATGCTGATAAAGGGTATTTTTTTAACATACCCTCCGTCATAAAAAAGGTTGTTAAAATTAACCATGCAACAGCAACATAAGCGATTGCTGCTAAATTAGCCTCTTCCCAAAAAAAGTAACATTGAAAACCAATCGCTACTGCTAAAATGATTTTTGACCAAAATATAGCATCTTCTAAAAAACCAGTTCCAATTAAAGTTTTCTGTAATGGAATTGTGATTCTTTCTGTAGCTACATATTTTTGATTATTGACGGTTAAACTCATAAATAAGGTAATAAAAGCTTAATGCCAGGAACCGTAGATATAATACTTTTAGCTCTGTCTGTAGCTAAAGTTGGCAAAACAGACCAGTAACGAAAGGTATTCCAGATAAGCAAAATCAAACTAATAATAACAATAAGCCATTGTTTATTTGGCAGCATAATCATCGCCGCAATTGCAATCGATGCAATACATAATGAACTAAGGGAAATTGCATATGATTTTTGTGGCCAGATTAAATCTTGTTGAATCAACCAGTTATTCGCAATTTTCTTAAAGGCAATACATGCTGCAATTTCCGCAGCAAGTAAGCTAACTCCTGCTCCAAGTATTCCAAAAAGTGGAACGGTAATAAAAATTCCTCCTATGGTAACTGCTGCACTCATGGCAGAAATTATTAATTGTGGCCTCAGTAAATTATTCCCTCTCACTATAGATACTGCAGGTTGTGCCATTGCATAAACTAAAATCCCGATAGACAAAACCGCAAACAGCCATGGATCAAAGGGAATTTTACCTCTTGTCCAGGTTGTATATAAAGGTTGTATAAAGGCCTGAACAACTACTAATGCTGGTGCAACAACTGCTATGGCTACTATCCAAACGGTACCAAATGCTACTTCAGTTCTTTCCTGATCTTTTTTATGTAGGAAAGTCATTAATTCAGGCATCAATGGATTTACAATCGTTCTTAAACCTTGTAAGGCAACATTAGAACCAGTTCTCATGGTCGAAAATGCGGCTAAACCCGCTGAACCCGTAAAAGGTGTAATAAAAAGCCTAGCGCCTTGTTGCCTAACATTATCTAATAACCCTGTAGCAGATAAAAATGTAGAATGTAAAAAGTTGTTCCAACCTAACTTAATGGACGGCTTAACAAATGATATTTTTTCTCTTTTTAATAAACGAATCATGTCAAAATATACTGGCGTATCGGTTACTATTCGTGCAAGAGCCATAGTAATACCAGTTTGCAAAAGGTTAGCGCCTAAAATAACAGCAACAGCGGGCGCTAAATTTAAAACTGAGCCAGTAAATACTGCCCACCAAGCCATCCGCGGATAATAACCAAAAGTTGCTAGTGCCCGGTTTAATAAACCGCCAACTGAACCGCATATTAACCAAATGAATGCTTGCATAAATAGAATAATGAATGCATCCCTGATTCCCGAAGGATCGACAAAGAAATGTGAGTCTTTAAAAATTACATCAACAATGTTAAAAGAGTACAAAACAATAACCAATACAATTTGAGCAAGGCCTAAAAGAACGCCAAATAGCACACCAGAGCATAAATACTTGCTAAATTTTCTTGTATCCGTTTTACCTATTTTTAAAAATTCATAATTCAAATATTCTTGATACCCAATATCCAACGAATTTAATAAGCCAGAAAAGGAGATAATTGCAAGCCATAAACCATAAGTAGAAACGCTCCAATAGCTTAAGTAAAGAGGAACTAATACGACTTGGGTTACCATAGTTATTGCTATTTGTGCCCAAGATGCTACTGTTCCAGAAAGTAATCTAGCTGATACCGACATATTTTAAATGCGATGGCGCTCGTAAAATAAGTGCGCCAAAAGATGTTTTTTTATTAGAAACGTAAAGAAAAATTGCTAAATGCTGGCTTCACATATGATTCTGCTGCATAATAACCGTAATCAACAGAGTAACCATAACGATTATCCATAAATACACCATTAAAAACCAAAAACAAGTTTGATACTTTATTAGCCGAATGCAATTCCTCTATAAATCTTAATTCTGATTTTGAAGTATGATTATGGCGAATTAAATACAAGCATATATCGCAGAATGGCGCAAGTATTAAACCATCAGTAACTAAATGCATTGGCGGCGAATCAATCAGAATTTGATCAAACTCTAACCTTAATTCATCTATTAATGTTCGGATATTTGTTCCTTCTAAAAGTTCTGATGGGTTATCTGGAATAGAACCAGATCCGATTAAATATAAATTTGGATTTAACTCTGATTGAATGATTACTTCATTTTTATCAATTCCGCCTTTTAAGTAGTCGCTCATTCCCAACTGACTCTCAGGAATTTGAAACAATTTAGAAAGTCTTGGTTTTCTTAAATCCAATTCAATCATAACCGTTTTCTTGCCAGTAGATGCTAAAGACAGTGCCAAATTACTGGCAACAAAACTTTTGCCTTCGCCAGCAACACTCGATGACATTAAGATCACCTGGCCTTTGCCTACTTCCGATTGTTGAAGAATGTTGGTTCGTAAATTTCTGATTTGTTCTGTTATGGCGTAAGCGCCTTTGTTTAACATTACCAATTCACTTTTTTGTGGCTCTTGAATTAATTCTGCAATCACCGGTGCGGAAGTTCCACTTTCAATATCCTTAATGGTTAAAATTCTATTTCTAAGCGCATCTCTACTGGTTATTAAAGTAATCGGTAAAATTAAACCTGCAAGTAAAGCTAAAGTTAATGGTCCTTTTTTCTTTGAATCTGGATTGCCTACATACGCGTTTTCAACAATTCTAGCATCTTTTAAAGTAGATGCATAACTTAAAGCAACCTCTTCTCTTTTTTGCAATAAATAAACATACAAACTTTCTTTGTTGTCTCTTTGTCTTTTGATGCTAACATATTTTCGTTCCTGACCAGGAATGTCTCTTATAGAACCTTCATAACCCGAACTAATTTTATTCAATTCGCGATTGGTGTTTATTAATGATGCTTTTATATTTTTAATGGATTCCCTAATTGCTCCTTTAATACTTTTTACTTCACTATTTACAGAATAAAAAATTGGATTATTTTCTGGAGCAGTAGCTAACAATTGATCTCTTTCTAACATTAGCGTACTCAATCTACTAACTAGGCTTATTAAATTAGGATCGGTTATTCCAATTGTTGCTGGCGGATTATCGCTTCCTTTTGTTGAATTAACATAATTTTCTATTCCTCTTATTACATTAAGCTGAACATTAACCTCGCCCAAACGACCATCATTCGATTGAATGTTGTTTAAATAATATTGAGACTTAGATGAAATATCTGTTAAACCGATGCTGCTCTTATAACCTTCAACAGTTTTTTCTGCATCTGTTAATTCTGTTGATAAAGAGCCTAAGCGTTCATCAATAAATTTTAGTGTACTTAAGGTTTCTTTATTTTTATCAAGAATGTTAGAGTTTTTATAAACAACAACCAGTCTATTTAAAATCTGGATTCCTCTTAACGGAACTTCATCTTCCAAATTTAACTCCACCATAGGTGCAGATTTATTAAACGTTGCCGTTATTTTTTCTTGGTAGGCTGTTACCACATCTTCCTCAGGAGTTAAACTAACTTTAATTGTTTTGCCTAAGTACTTATTAAGCTTTGTTGTTGGCATTAATTTAATTGTACCAAATTCGGTTTTAAATGGCGCTGTAAATTTACCAGCCATTTCCCCTTTGTCAGTTACAACACGGTAATTATCTTTATCAATAATTACAACTTTAAAATTATTACTATATAATAGTTTTGATGACCCTACAAGTTGAACCTTAAATGGCGTAGTAGCATATATATCTGTCGTTTTATAATCGACTGTTTCTTTATAATTCGCCCATAACTGCAAATCTTGAACTACATCTCTAAGCAATGGTCTAGATTTAATAATCTCTACTTCACTTTCTACAACTTTTGATCCTGTAGATAGATTTAATTGCTCCAGCGCTGCTTCCTTCTCCTTGTTATCTTTATTTTTATTATCATTTATAGAGATTTTTGCCTTTACATGATATACAGAATTTGTAAACTGTATATATAGTATAGCTAGCGATATAGTTATGACCAGGCAGATTAAAAAGAGTGGCCAGTGGTAGAAATATTTACTTACTATTTTACCAAAATTGTTGCTTTTTACTTCATCCTTTTCAGTAAAGGGAGTATAAATAAATTGTTCCTTATTCATAAGATTGTGTTTGGACAGCATTAGTATAGCTTATATATATACAGTGTTGAAAGAATCAGACGGTTTGTCTGATATCCTCCATCAGCTGTTTATATTTGGTTATTTGTTTGAAATTTATTTGAAAATGATTTATAATATTTAAAGCTTCTGATAACAGTATATATATGTTATAAACTTCTAAATTTTTGATGGGCTGATATAGCTTCGCCACTCCACTTACAGCGAATGTTTTTTTTTGATTAAAGAAAGTACTTTAAGGATGTTTAAAACATTAAAAAGTATCTCCCTTATTTTTTTACTAAAGTATAGGCTTATCCTTATTATATAAAATATTTAAGGCATATGGTCACCAAGTTGTAATTGTCACGAGCAAATTCGTAAACGGTTGTAAATTTTTTTTCAAGAAAAAGATACACTATTGAGCAACTAAAGTATTTATACTTTAAAATTTTATTCAAAACGCTTTAAACACTTGTAAAACATTCAAAACCACACATAAGCGTTTACAACATTTCACAAAATGGTATCCATTTGTAATCTTATACATACAAGAAAGGTGATAAATAGTAAATTCGTTGATCCCTAGAATGAAAAAATATGAAACAAGAAATGCTCTCAAAAAGAAGTGTCACAGGTCGTTTATGGATGGTAGTTTATACCAGATCAAACTATGAAAAGAAGGCACATCAATTATTACAAATGCAGGGTTTGCAAAGTTTTTGTCCGATAATAAAAGTCAAAAGCAAATGGGCCGATAGAATCAAAACCATCGAAGTTCCGTTATTCAAATCCTACTTATTTGTATATGTAAATCCTTACGAACACTTACAAGTTTTGCAAACTACAGGTGTTATAAGTTATGTTAATTACTGCGGCAAACCGGCTATAGTTCCTCAAGCAGATATAGAAAGAGTTAGAGACATTATGAACCAGCATGATGATATAGAAAGCGTAAGTGCAAGATATTTAAAACCTGGCGATACGGTGGTTATAAATGAAGGTGCATTAAATAACAAACAAGGAGAAATCGTTAAAATAGAAGGTAAATCGGTATTAATTGTGATTAAACAATTGGACTGTGCCTTAATAGCAAAAATAAAAGTAAACTATGGAAATATTCACAAGTCAGTTTCTGGTCCAGCAACCGCTTATCTCGTTTAATTAATTGGTATTGATAATATAGTATGGAACTTCATCACGGACAAACCGTTGAACGGATAATAAGAAGAAATGGATATAGCATTACTGAGTTAGCTAGGCTAATTCAGGTAAATAGAAGATCTGTTTATAACTGGTTCAATCAAAGGCACTTAAAGCCCGAAATTATTTTTAGAATAGGCTCGGTTCTTAATTATGATTTTTCTTCA is drawn from Pedobacter mucosus and contains these coding sequences:
- a CDS encoding CgeB family protein, with product MPNVLFFGDVSEASTALHRANALIRLGSSVSTFNPVDALSKAHKSSIMQAINFKTGYRLLQSKMLAWLTEIVENTSKPDFIWVDNGEFFGKKCLQILQKFNCPIVLYSIDDPTGKRDGMRFDSMLSAIKFYDLIVAVRDETEEELKVLGAKKILKVWRSYDEIAHQPFEKMDQIPVQFRSEVAFIGTWMRHEKRDEFLLKLIDEGIPVAIWGNAWQKSKYFEMLKPYYRGPNLSGREYIAAIQGAKICLGLLSKGNRDLHTTRSLEVPYAGGILCAQRTREHQALYKENVEAVFWADAEECAQTCKALLGNSKIENLRVAGMQRVRSLKLGNEDLCKLVLKEINLAT
- a CDS encoding GumC family protein, with translation MNKEQFIYTPFTEKDEVKSNNFGKIVSKYFYHWPLFLICLVITISLAILYIQFTNSVYHVKAKISINDNKNKDNKEKEAALEQLNLSTGSKVVESEVEIIKSRPLLRDVVQDLQLWANYKETVDYKTTDIYATTPFKVQLVGSSKLLYSNNFKVVIIDKDNYRVVTDKGEMAGKFTAPFKTEFGTIKLMPTTKLNKYLGKTIKVSLTPEEDVVTAYQEKITATFNKSAPMVELNLEDEVPLRGIQILNRLVVVYKNSNILDKNKETLSTLKFIDERLGSLSTELTDAEKTVEGYKSSIGLTDISSKSQYYLNNIQSNDGRLGEVNVQLNVIRGIENYVNSTKGSDNPPATIGITDPNLISLVSRLSTLMLERDQLLATAPENNPIFYSVNSEVKSIKGAIRESIKNIKASLINTNRELNKISSGYEGSIRDIPGQERKYVSIKRQRDNKESLYVYLLQKREEVALSYASTLKDARIVENAYVGNPDSKKKGPLTLALLAGLILPITLITSRDALRNRILTIKDIESGTSAPVIAELIQEPQKSELVMLNKGAYAITEQIRNLRTNILQQSEVGKGQVILMSSSVAGEGKSFVASNLALSLASTGKKTVMIELDLRKPRLSKLFQIPESQLGMSDYLKGGIDKNEVIIQSELNPNLYLIGSGSIPDNPSELLEGTNIRTLIDELRLEFDQILIDSPPMHLVTDGLILAPFCDICLYLIRHNHTSKSELRFIEELHSANKVSNLFLVFNGVFMDNRYGYSVDYGYYAAESYVKPAFSNFSLRF
- a CDS encoding UpxY family transcription antiterminator — translated: MKQEMLSKRSVTGRLWMVVYTRSNYEKKAHQLLQMQGLQSFCPIIKVKSKWADRIKTIEVPLFKSYLFVYVNPYEHLQVLQTTGVISYVNYCGKPAIVPQADIERVRDIMNQHDDIESVSARYLKPGDTVVINEGALNNKQGEIVKIEGKSVLIVIKQLDCALIAKIKVNYGNIHKSVSGPATAYLV
- a CDS encoding lipopolysaccharide biosynthesis protein, which codes for MSVSARLLSGTVASWAQIAITMVTQVVLVPLYLSYWSVSTYGLWLAIISFSGLLNSLDIGYQEYLNYEFLKIGKTDTRKFSKYLCSGVLFGVLLGLAQIVLVIVLYSFNIVDVIFKDSHFFVDPSGIRDAFIILFMQAFIWLICGSVGGLLNRALATFGYYPRMAWWAVFTGSVLNLAPAVAVILGANLLQTGITMALARIVTDTPVYFDMIRLLKREKISFVKPSIKLGWNNFLHSTFLSATGLLDNVRQQGARLFITPFTGSAGLAAFSTMRTGSNVALQGLRTIVNPLMPELMTFLHKKDQERTEVAFGTVWIVAIAVVAPALVVVQAFIQPLYTTWTRGKIPFDPWLFAVLSIGILVYAMAQPAVSIVRGNNLLRPQLIISAMSAAVTIGGIFITVPLFGILGAGVSLLAAEIAACIAFKKIANNWLIQQDLIWPQKSYAISLSSLCIASIAIAAMIMLPNKQWLIVIISLILLIWNTFRYWSVLPTLATDRAKSIISTVPGIKLLLPYL
- a CDS encoding helix-turn-helix domain-containing protein — translated: MELHHGQTVERIIRRNGYSITELARLIQVNRRSVYNWFNQRHLKPEIIFRIGSVLNYDFSSEFPSLFVKGEITSKNTITYAETMPENEPELEIEHIVWRDKYIDLLERYNDLLHYCMKNKS
- a CDS encoding aldo/keto reductase; protein product: MNNAISRLGFGLSSIAGSGNFSHQQKLIETAIDNGVTHFDVAPFYGSGDAEKILGKILATTSNEITITTKYGLTAFASSAGGSAIRKIARPLFRKISGLKKLASVFVSKAHAPQLTSYQPGALTKSLDDSIRNIGRPIDIFLLHDVNTNITSNEALLAELSLAKEHSKTVFNGISGSLDELESMSRAFPRDYTVFQTENSLTNGADLNILKKTGAKIITHRCIQGGLKALNFLMESRPGFRQIWKREIGIDPKNEDDIAKILIELALYENPTGTILFSTTKVERIKMIANVINTSYLSPMDCIRIRQLFNDVHISDKLMATQ